Proteins from a genomic interval of Methanococcoides sp. AM1:
- a CDS encoding DUF1294 domain-containing protein: MKLYMYFLLYLLLVNAYAFWLMYSDKKKAIRNQYRIPEKTLFTWALLGGSMGSIAGMQKFRHKTRHQTFRIGMPLIFIVEGYLFFEYILPVLL, encoded by the coding sequence ATGAAATTATACATGTACTTTCTTCTGTATCTTCTTTTAGTAAATGCTTATGCTTTCTGGCTGATGTACTCCGACAAAAAGAAGGCCATCAGAAATCAGTATAGGATACCGGAAAAGACCCTGTTCACCTGGGCATTGCTGGGAGGGAGCATGGGTTCCATAGCGGGAATGCAGAAGTTCAGGCACAAGACCAGGCATCAGACATTCAGGATCGGGATGCCTCTGATATTTATTGTGGAAGGCTATCTCTTCTTTGAATATATTCTGCCTGTACTGCTTTGA
- the tnpB gene encoding IS200/IS605 family element RNA-guided endonuclease TnpB — protein MLKAYKYRIYPNKNQKEIFDKHFGACRFIYNWGLNHKLVTYEKDKRSLSEFDINNMIPGLKKIHVWLNEVNSQSLQRSIGNMDSAFKKFFKEKTGFPKFKSRKNPVQSFQIPQHYTVNFDNNMIKLPKIKEPIKARLHRMFDGKMKIATVSKTTTGKYYISILVENGQEVPKKVDIDNVMGIDVGLNHFAILSNGEKIDNEKYLKMSIQYLQVLQQRLSRKQKGSNNWNKQKLQVAKLHEKIVNQRNDFQHKLSLRLISENQAIAIESLNIKGMVKNHCLAQAISDVSWGSFIEKLQYKADWYGKTVIQIGQFEPSSKLCHVCGYKNIGLKLHHRKWTCSDCNTVHDRDINAAINIKNIAFNTVGTTA, from the coding sequence ATGCTAAAAGCCTATAAGTATCGAATATATCCAAATAAGAATCAAAAAGAGATTTTTGACAAACATTTTGGTGCTTGTAGATTCATCTATAACTGGGGATTAAATCACAAACTTGTTACATACGAGAAGGATAAACGATCCTTGAGTGAATTCGATATTAATAACATGATTCCTGGGCTGAAAAAGATACATGTTTGGTTGAATGAAGTCAATTCTCAATCATTACAACGTTCAATCGGGAACATGGATTCAGCGTTCAAGAAATTCTTTAAGGAAAAGACTGGATTTCCCAAATTTAAGTCAAGGAAGAATCCTGTACAATCATTCCAGATCCCACAGCATTATACAGTAAATTTTGACAATAACATGATCAAACTTCCAAAGATCAAGGAACCTATCAAAGCACGATTACATCGAATGTTTGATGGGAAAATGAAGATTGCAACGGTTTCGAAAACAACAACTGGGAAATATTACATCAGTATCCTTGTTGAGAACGGTCAGGAAGTACCAAAGAAAGTGGATATTGATAATGTTATGGGAATTGATGTCGGGCTAAACCATTTTGCCATTCTTTCGAACGGTGAAAAGATCGATAATGAGAAGTATCTGAAGATGTCAATACAATATTTACAGGTATTGCAACAACGGTTATCTCGGAAACAAAAAGGTTCGAATAACTGGAACAAGCAAAAATTACAAGTTGCAAAGTTACATGAAAAAATCGTTAACCAACGTAACGATTTTCAGCACAAACTTTCTTTAAGATTGATAAGCGAAAACCAAGCAATAGCAATCGAAAGTTTGAATATTAAAGGGATGGTGAAAAACCATTGTCTTGCACAAGCAATCAGTGATGTTTCATGGGGAAGTTTCATTGAGAAACTCCAGTATAAAGCCGATTGGTATGGAAAGACCGTTATCCAGATCGGTCAGTTCGAACCATCATCCAAATTGTGTCATGTGTGTGGTTACAAGAATATTGGATTGAAACTACATCATAGAAAATGGACATGCTCCGACTGCAATACCGTACATGATCGGGATATTAACGCTGCCATCAATATCAAAAATATCGCATTTAACACCGTAGGTACTACGGCTTGA
- a CDS encoding inorganic diphosphatase, whose translation MKIRIETPKFSFFKYQKVDDEYKRVLFSPIPTIFNYGFIEDTLGDDGMEEDAIVLGPRLPQGTLVKLTNPGGVVRFVDDSVRDDKKVFYLGDRYSERLFGLYFSMYALFKRFRYLAFERRLAECRFEGIELFEEN comes from the coding sequence ATGAAGATTAGGATCGAGACTCCCAAATTCAGCTTTTTCAAGTACCAAAAAGTGGATGATGAGTACAAAAGAGTCCTTTTTTCTCCGATACCTACAATATTCAACTACGGTTTCATTGAAGATACCTTAGGTGATGATGGAATGGAAGAGGATGCCATTGTACTCGGACCCCGGCTTCCCCAGGGTACTCTGGTAAAACTGACCAATCCCGGTGGGGTGGTAAGGTTTGTGGACGACTCGGTCCGGGACGATAAGAAAGTGTTCTATCTCGGGGACAGGTATTCTGAAAGGCTGTTCGGATTGTATTTCAGTATGTATGCACTGTTCAAGCGTTTTCGTTATCTGGCCTTTGAAAGAAGACTTGCGGAATGCAGGTTCGAAGGCATTGAACTATTCGAGGAAAACTGA
- a CDS encoding GTP-binding protein, whose translation MIIGGFLGSGKTTTLLKLGKHLSETGHKIAIIVNEIGEIGLDGDTLSSTGIVTEELTSGCICCTLKISMEYTLSKLSDDFHPDVIIIEPTGIAFPRQIKEDISLMKIDDLSFAPIVNIVDGTRFNTEIKQTPKFILTQIEDAEILCINKVDIAEEEKVAEVRNFLEEINPEAEVIEFSAKEADEKFQRLIDLLAGKSKERESREAINSIEASEVSSYSGELTIKDCELEEQKAEKYATDVLTSISNQVKKLNPDFVGHIKMALEYPGTLMKASITSSESIPNIEFFETKGKDCNVKFLSAVTNVEKEELVKIVEGTIKEHLEQEGIPFSNKVKNIQTINIL comes from the coding sequence ATGATCATAGGCGGCTTTCTCGGAAGCGGCAAGACCACTACATTGTTAAAGCTCGGTAAGCATTTGAGCGAAACCGGCCACAAGATCGCGATAATCGTGAACGAGATAGGTGAGATCGGACTTGACGGTGACACACTTTCAAGCACCGGGATCGTCACCGAAGAACTTACAAGCGGCTGTATCTGCTGTACTCTCAAGATCAGCATGGAATACACCCTTTCCAAACTTTCAGATGACTTCCACCCTGACGTTATTATTATCGAGCCTACTGGTATCGCATTCCCAAGGCAGATCAAGGAAGATATCAGCCTTATGAAGATAGATGACTTAAGCTTTGCACCTATCGTGAACATTGTTGATGGAACAAGGTTCAACACCGAGATAAAGCAGACACCGAAGTTCATCCTGACACAGATAGAAGATGCTGAGATCCTCTGTATCAACAAGGTCGATATCGCAGAGGAAGAAAAGGTTGCAGAGGTCAGGAATTTCCTGGAGGAGATCAACCCCGAAGCAGAAGTTATCGAATTCTCTGCAAAGGAAGCCGATGAGAAGTTCCAGAGGCTCATAGACCTGCTGGCAGGCAAGAGCAAGGAAAGAGAATCAAGGGAAGCTATCAACTCCATTGAGGCCTCTGAGGTCAGTTCCTATTCCGGAGAACTTACCATCAAAGACTGCGAACTGGAAGAACAAAAAGCAGAAAAGTATGCAACAGATGTCTTGACCTCCATCAGCAATCAGGTCAAAAAGCTCAATCCGGATTTCGTAGGTCATATAAAGATGGCTCTGGAATACCCCGGAACCCTCATGAAAGCCAGTATCACATCTTCAGAGAGCATACCCAACATAGAGTTCTTTGAAACAAAAGGCAAAGATTGCAACGTGAAGTTCCTCTCAGCAGTTACAAATGTGGAAAAGGAAGAGCTTGTGAAGATCGTTGAGGGTACGATAAAAGAACACCTGGAGCAGGAAGGAATACCTTTCAGTAACAAGGTCAAGAATATACAGACCATCAACATCCTTTAA
- a CDS encoding methionine synthase — protein sequence MSDLIFDDIGSYPLPEGVTKEWMESAFSKRDSDEKLFSVIRSAFSQKLDAGVQVATYPQFQDMNQQFLSIINDPECVEEPFKVKEDSARILELDVIEEAAAEYSDETGEKPDVRICVTGPLELYLKDFGGTQYTDILNLLAVSIDRFISNSIKAAKNFNIRTVSIDEPSIGINPQVMFEDAELVEALSTATYYAGRQDVDVEIHLHSPLHYRIACDTPGINVIGVESAANPSYLDLIDRKVLEDTDSFLRVGVARTDIFNLASVLNEKYNTNVWKDTQYLPEIVTEMETPDVIAKRLEKADSIFGERIKYVGPDCGLGSWPTQEIAGQLLRNVVEGIDKFSK from the coding sequence ATGAGTGACCTGATCTTTGATGACATTGGCAGTTATCCGCTACCGGAAGGCGTAACAAAGGAGTGGATGGAGAGTGCATTTTCGAAAAGGGACAGTGATGAGAAGCTTTTTTCTGTCATACGTTCAGCCTTTAGCCAGAAACTTGATGCCGGTGTGCAGGTAGCAACATATCCCCAGTTTCAGGACATGAACCAGCAGTTCCTGTCAATTATCAATGATCCGGAATGTGTGGAAGAACCTTTCAAGGTCAAAGAGGACAGCGCACGTATCCTTGAGCTTGATGTTATAGAAGAAGCTGCTGCAGAGTACAGTGATGAGACCGGTGAAAAGCCGGATGTCCGTATCTGTGTGACCGGACCGCTCGAGCTTTATCTTAAGGACTTCGGGGGTACACAGTACACCGACATCCTGAACCTGCTCGCAGTAAGCATCGACCGTTTCATAAGCAATTCTATCAAGGCTGCAAAGAACTTCAACATCAGGACAGTCTCCATTGATGAGCCAAGTATCGGTATCAATCCACAGGTCATGTTCGAGGATGCCGAACTGGTAGAAGCACTGAGCACTGCCACTTACTATGCTGGCAGGCAGGATGTTGATGTGGAGATCCATCTTCACTCCCCGCTTCATTACAGGATAGCCTGTGATACACCGGGTATCAATGTCATAGGTGTGGAGTCTGCAGCAAATCCTTCATATCTCGATCTTATTGACAGGAAGGTTCTGGAAGATACTGACTCTTTCCTGCGTGTGGGTGTTGCAAGGACCGATATCTTCAACCTTGCATCTGTGCTTAATGAAAAGTACAACACCAATGTCTGGAAGGACACCCAGTATCTGCCTGAGATAGTAACGGAAATGGAAACTCCGGATGTTATTGCAAAGCGCCTTGAAAAAGCAGATTCCATATTCGGGGAACGCATCAAATATGTTGGTCCTGATTGTGGTCTTGGTTCATGGCCAACACAGGAGATCGCAGGACAATTGCTCAGGAATGTAGTTGAAGGGATCGACAAGTTCTCCAAGTAA
- the hisG gene encoding ATP phosphoribosyltransferase → MINIAIPKGSLEEQTLLLFKQADLEIKKTSREYNPKINDPRIEKIKILRPQEIPKYIEEGYFDLGISGRDWVVESSSDVVEVADMPYSKQGAGIVKIVIAVPQDSDIQSAKDIRPGSRVTTEYPNITKKFFDDLGIPVELHFSYGATEAKVPDLMDVVVDLTETGSTLRKNGLKIVDVMLESSSKLIANKESWEDPAKRKEIEEIKTLLLAVIEARGKVLIDMNVPADKLDSVIEALPSLKRPTVSQLYNSDYYAVESVVNKNEVNILIPKLKDLGAEDILELDISKIVH, encoded by the coding sequence ATGATCAACATAGCAATTCCAAAAGGCAGTTTAGAAGAGCAGACATTATTATTGTTCAAGCAGGCAGACCTTGAGATAAAAAAGACATCCAGGGAATATAACCCAAAGATCAATGATCCAAGGATAGAAAAGATAAAGATCCTGCGCCCACAGGAAATCCCAAAATATATTGAGGAAGGCTATTTTGACCTCGGTATCTCCGGACGTGACTGGGTGGTAGAATCAAGTTCAGATGTTGTAGAGGTTGCTGATATGCCTTACAGCAAGCAGGGTGCCGGTATTGTCAAGATCGTTATTGCTGTTCCACAGGACAGCGATATCCAGAGTGCCAAAGATATCAGGCCCGGAAGCAGGGTCACAACCGAGTACCCAAATATTACGAAGAAGTTCTTCGATGATCTTGGAATTCCGGTCGAACTTCACTTTTCATACGGTGCGACCGAAGCAAAGGTTCCTGACCTTATGGATGTCGTGGTCGACCTGACAGAAACGGGATCCACTCTACGCAAGAACGGACTTAAGATCGTGGACGTTATGCTGGAATCTTCTTCAAAGCTCATAGCTAACAAGGAAAGCTGGGAAGATCCTGCCAAAAGAAAAGAGATAGAAGAGATCAAAACCCTGCTTCTGGCGGTTATCGAAGCACGTGGGAAAGTGCTCATTGATATGAACGTACCTGCTGATAAGCTGGACTCTGTGATCGAGGCACTTCCGTCACTCAAAAGACCAACTGTTTCCCAACTTTACAATTCCGACTACTATGCCGTAGAATCTGTTGTGAACAAGAATGAAGTGAACATCCTGATCCCAAAACTCAAGGACCTCGGTGCTGAGGACATTCTTGAACTTGATATTTCAAAGATCGTTCACTAA
- the argS gene encoding arginine--tRNA ligase, with translation MFLDFIEQVTFVLNDAVRSAGFEVNDLELGPSQHADLSSRVAFRLASVAKQSPKDVADRIASEVVIPEGSYIGKIEALGPYLNISASRDFIDAVVSGIREKKESFGGNFCEGRILLEHTSANPNGPLHVGHIRNSIIGDTLGRILKRAGYDVELHYYVNDMGRQIAIVSWALEHFEFDESSKPDHAIANVYIKANAELEAHPEKVAEIDRLMQLVESGDAETIERFDKAVGLAVEGIKETLGKMNVSHDEFPKESGFIRSGDVSRIVDEIKATGRTEIDNGALVVDLLDYGFEKTLVIQRSDGTSLYTTRDLAYHEWKGERADRIIDIFGADHKLISGQLKATLNAIGKKEPEFVIFEFVSLPEGSMSTRRGKFISADELFDQVKVRALEEVDKRRPEMPEDFKKQVADMVGIGAVRYDIVKVSPEKSTVFDWKEALDFEKQGGPFIQYSHARSCSILRKAKDEGLWDSEVIIDPSLLVEDTEIVLIKKMGMFDNVIDQCAKELKPHMLAIYGRELADAFNQFYRFVSVLNAEEEDVRASRLALVDCARIVLANTLDTLGMGAPDSM, from the coding sequence TTGTTTTTAGATTTTATAGAACAAGTTACATTCGTACTGAACGATGCTGTTCGTTCAGCAGGTTTTGAAGTGAACGATCTGGAGCTTGGCCCTTCCCAGCATGCAGACCTTTCGTCAAGGGTTGCTTTCAGGCTGGCCTCTGTTGCAAAACAGAGTCCAAAGGACGTTGCTGACAGGATCGCTTCTGAGGTAGTAATACCAGAGGGTTCCTATATTGGTAAGATAGAGGCATTGGGCCCATATCTGAATATCAGTGCCAGTCGCGATTTCATTGATGCTGTTGTGTCAGGGATCCGGGAGAAAAAAGAGTCTTTCGGAGGCAATTTCTGTGAGGGCAGGATACTGCTTGAGCATACTTCTGCTAACCCAAACGGTCCTCTTCATGTGGGACACATAAGAAATTCCATTATCGGAGATACCCTCGGTCGCATTCTCAAACGTGCAGGATATGATGTCGAACTGCACTACTATGTAAATGACATGGGCCGCCAGATAGCCATAGTTTCCTGGGCTCTTGAGCATTTCGAGTTCGATGAAAGTTCCAAGCCAGACCACGCTATTGCAAATGTTTACATAAAGGCGAACGCAGAACTTGAAGCACACCCCGAAAAGGTTGCTGAGATAGACAGGCTCATGCAGCTTGTTGAGAGCGGTGATGCGGAGACAATTGAGCGTTTCGATAAGGCTGTAGGCCTTGCAGTTGAAGGTATCAAGGAAACCCTTGGAAAGATGAACGTCTCCCATGACGAGTTCCCGAAGGAATCAGGTTTCATCAGGTCCGGTGATGTTTCAAGGATAGTGGATGAGATCAAGGCTACAGGACGTACTGAAATTGATAATGGTGCGCTTGTTGTGGATCTTCTGGATTACGGATTTGAAAAGACTCTCGTTATCCAGCGTTCTGATGGTACTTCACTTTATACAACACGTGATCTTGCATACCATGAATGGAAGGGTGAGCGTGCTGACAGGATCATCGATATCTTCGGAGCAGACCATAAACTGATCTCCGGTCAGCTCAAGGCCACGTTGAATGCTATAGGCAAAAAAGAACCTGAGTTCGTTATCTTTGAGTTCGTTTCATTGCCTGAAGGTTCAATGAGCACAAGGCGCGGCAAGTTCATAAGTGCCGACGAACTGTTCGACCAGGTCAAGGTCCGGGCACTGGAAGAAGTGGACAAGCGCCGCCCTGAGATGCCTGAAGATTTCAAGAAACAGGTTGCTGACATGGTCGGTATTGGTGCTGTCAGGTACGATATCGTGAAGGTCTCACCTGAGAAATCCACGGTCTTCGACTGGAAAGAAGCTCTTGATTTCGAGAAACAGGGCGGTCCTTTCATACAATACTCACATGCACGTTCTTGCAGTATCCTGCGAAAGGCAAAAGATGAAGGCCTGTGGGATAGCGAGGTAATTATTGACCCTTCACTTCTTGTGGAAGATACTGAGATAGTTCTTATCAAGAAGATGGGAATGTTCGACAATGTGATTGACCAGTGTGCAAAGGAACTGAAACCTCATATGCTTGCTATCTACGGAAGAGAACTTGCAGATGCATTCAACCAGTTCTATCGCTTCGTGTCTGTCCTCAATGCTGAAGAAGAGGATGTCCGTGCAAGCCGTCTGGCTCTTGTGGACTGTGCAAGGATAGTACTTGCTAACACTCTGGACACCCTTGGAATGGGTGCACCGGATTCGATGTAA
- a CDS encoding stage II sporulation protein M, protein MKLFTIFTILAFVFSISVYVVAFFFSHPESVSSVLISRAQAATSEVDVVNEAIISTSDAATSKVDFGARYIGPLYSVFFFNIIAIFVTSIGAGAITYSHRIVFKELLLRSKYPFYSRISCNMEKLSSPFFSFVQKVALHIYPDINKKDRDEINDSSNSIWKHCGYTGEDYRAIASVLPLIFPVLTLFLNALIAGTVLAFFLFNGILWGNQTIGFAGILIGADFAFIYYLASILPHGIIELPAIFIATSIAYRFTRVYSEEIIKGRLFEAEKEEDLKEDIRRIENITEAYLRSRYLLKIFSFTIFMLLVAAYIEIQFTPKIAGHVINLMHLLISSIPV, encoded by the coding sequence GTGAAACTATTCACCATATTTACGATACTGGCCTTTGTATTCAGTATATCTGTTTACGTAGTTGCTTTCTTCTTTTCACACCCTGAATCGGTAAGTTCTGTCCTGATCTCGAGAGCACAAGCGGCTACTTCAGAAGTTGATGTCGTCAACGAAGCAATTATTTCAACCTCAGATGCCGCTACTTCAAAAGTGGATTTTGGTGCCAGATATATCGGTCCGCTATATTCTGTTTTTTTCTTCAACATAATAGCAATATTCGTCACATCTATCGGTGCCGGAGCCATAACATACAGTCACAGAATCGTTTTCAAAGAATTGTTATTGCGCTCAAAATACCCCTTCTATTCCAGGATCTCCTGTAATATGGAAAAATTATCTTCACCCTTTTTTTCATTTGTACAGAAGGTCGCCTTGCACATTTATCCTGATATAAATAAAAAGGATCGGGATGAGATAAATGATAGCTCAAATTCTATCTGGAAACATTGCGGTTACACCGGCGAGGATTACAGGGCGATCGCATCAGTGCTCCCACTCATATTTCCTGTGTTGACATTGTTCCTGAATGCTCTTATAGCAGGAACGGTTCTCGCATTTTTCCTGTTCAATGGAATACTCTGGGGAAATCAAACAATAGGATTTGCTGGTATTCTTATAGGAGCTGATTTTGCCTTCATATATTACCTTGCTTCAATACTTCCTCATGGAATAATTGAACTGCCGGCAATTTTCATAGCAACATCTATTGCATACAGATTTACAAGAGTTTACTCAGAAGAGATCATAAAAGGCCGTTTATTCGAAGCTGAAAAAGAAGAGGATCTAAAAGAAGACATTAGAAGGATAGAGAATATCACAGAAGCTTACCTGAGATCCCGATACCTGTTGAAAATATTCTCATTTACGATCTTTATGCTCCTTGTTGCTGCATATATAGAAATACAATTTACACCGAAAATAGCAGGACATGTAATCAACCTGATGCATCTGTTGATCAGCAGTATCCCGGTATGA
- the prf1 gene encoding peptide chain release factor aRF-1 encodes MVDQSSHQKYEFKKKLESLRDKRGRGTELISLYIPPDKQLSDVVAQLKTEHGQASNIKSKLTKTNVQGAIESIMSRLRYVTVPENGIVYFTGAVDIGANKTNMETTIIEPPQPIITYRYHCDSSFYLDPLEEMLREAKTYGLLVLDRREAAVGLLVGKHIEPYRNLTSTVPGKQRKGGQSAHRFQQLRLIAIHDFYKRIGDAASEVFLTVDQKDFEGVLIGGPSPTKEEFESGHFFHHEIEKKVLGLFDVAYTDESGLSELVNAASERLEDLDLMVEKKLMQQFFRELVSDSGKATYGEDNVRENLIIGAVDIMLVSEDLRAERTTVRCTSCDYEKKTTSEFKPGDSKTSLGNCPKCGSYLEVVEKVDVVDELSEMCDQMSTTVEFISTDFEEGAQLLNAFGGIVAILRFNTGI; translated from the coding sequence ATGGTTGACCAATCTTCACACCAAAAATACGAGTTTAAAAAGAAACTTGAATCATTAAGGGACAAGCGAGGGCGTGGTACTGAGCTTATCTCTTTGTACATTCCACCTGACAAACAGCTTTCAGATGTGGTTGCACAGCTCAAGACAGAGCACGGTCAGGCTTCCAACATCAAATCCAAGCTGACCAAGACAAATGTACAGGGTGCCATAGAGTCCATCATGTCCAGACTCAGGTATGTGACAGTCCCTGAGAACGGTATCGTTTATTTCACAGGTGCTGTTGATATCGGAGCTAACAAGACAAATATGGAGACAACCATTATTGAGCCTCCACAGCCTATTATTACATACAGGTATCACTGTGATTCATCATTCTACCTTGATCCGTTAGAGGAGATGCTAAGGGAAGCAAAGACCTATGGTCTGCTTGTTCTTGACAGGCGTGAGGCTGCAGTTGGTCTTCTGGTGGGCAAGCACATAGAGCCATACCGTAACCTGACCTCAACTGTACCGGGAAAACAGAGGAAAGGAGGACAGAGTGCCCACAGGTTCCAGCAGCTCAGGCTTATTGCGATACACGATTTCTACAAGCGTATCGGTGATGCAGCAAGTGAGGTCTTCCTCACAGTTGACCAGAAGGACTTTGAAGGTGTGCTTATTGGCGGTCCGTCACCGACAAAAGAGGAGTTCGAGTCCGGTCATTTCTTCCACCACGAGATCGAGAAGAAGGTGCTTGGGCTTTTCGATGTGGCATATACAGACGAGTCCGGTCTTTCAGAACTTGTGAACGCGGCAAGTGAAAGGCTTGAGGACCTTGATCTCATGGTAGAGAAGAAACTGATGCAGCAGTTCTTCAGGGAATTGGTATCGGATTCAGGCAAAGCGACCTATGGTGAGGACAATGTACGAGAGAATCTCATTATCGGTGCTGTCGATATAATGCTCGTATCAGAAGACCTAAGAGCTGAGAGGACGACCGTCAGGTGTACTTCTTGCGATTATGAGAAAAAGACAACCAGTGAGTTCAAGCCGGGTGATTCGAAGACAAGTCTTGGTAACTGCCCGAAATGTGGTTCCTATCTTGAGGTCGTGGAAAAGGTCGATGTTGTGGATGAACTATCCGAAATGTGTGACCAGATGAGTACTACGGTAGAGTTCATTTCCACTGACTTTGAAGAAGGTGCACAGCTTCTGAACGCTTTTGGTGGTATCGTTGCTATCCTGCGTTTCAACACAGGCATCTGA